From the genome of Phaenicophaeus curvirostris isolate KB17595 chromosome 6, BPBGC_Pcur_1.0, whole genome shotgun sequence, one region includes:
- the LOC138721931 gene encoding macrophage mannose receptor 1-like isoform X5, giving the protein MVHLVLSTALVFFSFVYTAFQMLDNKIFLIYNEDTKLCLIVPSSQAVTTAACNKNTELQKFMWVSNHQVMSVAFAQCLGVPSKQNQAKVSLYPCNKKSDFQKWECRNATLAIQGEDLFLSAGERKGDNIMLNTGSAAMSKWKIYGTMGNLCSQSHEDNDRFWSADPLTGTYYQINYQSALTWHQAKKSCQQQNAELLSVTEIHEQMYLRDLIDSKRSSLWIGLNSLNLNSGWQWSGNIPFRYLNWAPGSPEPEPEKLCAVLNPRRDAKWENHPCELKLGYICKKENSTMDPFILPPGDGEPVKCPEGWLPYGDHCYMIHRDSREWREALISCNKSNGNLASIHNLKEHGFILSQLGYEDADELWIGLNDLNTQMYFEWSDGTPVTYTKWLRGEPTHSINSQEDCTIMAGKDGYWADSACDRKLGYICRREPLQGVSGTVSTDPACLKGWERHGFYCYLVGHSSVTFSEAKKACERSSGYLTSVGDRYEQAYLTSLVGLSSEKYFWIGLSDMEEQGMFKWANGESVLYTNWNAAMPGNEAGCVAVRTGKAAGLWDVQNCDVKAKFVCKKQAEKITLPLTPKTISDSKCPLGWNTSNSTNSCFRVFVREENQKKSWFEARDFCRETGGDLAAIRSAEEETLIESLIRKTSSASETFWIGLQCLDPDNGLSWSDGSPVNYKKNTYFYNDAFEYCGAIREEEPSMSWTNVHCEYSHNWICEIKEGIPLKPEPLGTSTTYEVTEDGWIIKGDKQYFFSTEKTSMEKARTLCKSSHGDLATIDNNSERKFLWKHILKNGKLESYLIGLIQDADQQFSWMDGSPVHYAAWAQHEPNFANAEENCVVLNKNDGLWNDVSCGFSNGYICERHRSFINATLPSVAPSPPGGCPEDWLLFKNQCYKFFGSSYETWSSARRTCISLGGNLASIHNEQVQAFLTYHLKDVSSDPWIGLNDILNELNFVWTDGSAVSYTNWAPDTPKLMEPVLFDSLHPEDGHNRLQFDCVSLQRGHADDPGKWDDKPCYEYRGYICQKNSNPELFKSSATVLDLAFDHSSGISYSVMHSKMNWEEAQKNCNNNASELASILDPFSQALLYLLAQEYGEPLWIGLNSNATNGKYQWIDRWRLVYSKWSSGEPKQTLACVYLDTDGTWKTASCKEKLSSVCKKSDVMAPTEPPQLPGKCPESKGHKSWIPFHGHCYYFEASRKRSWSQAHQECARLAANLVSVGDYTEANFLSDTIKILHGKSPNFWIGLKKNNREQWEWTDKSAMDFVNWQISEPSNNRHKKCGEVCALSGYWNTNVCSFKKGYICKKQKTLENTEISPGNTEGKMEKVLPASTIWLFVLLAFSIVGAGSILYFCLKKKRQNLLHISTRMSGSEATMDIQEKEAHTDM; this is encoded by the exons atggtaCACTTGGTTCTTTCTACAGCcttagttttcttctcttttgtttatACTGCTTTTCAGATGCTTG ACaacaaaatttttttaatatacaatgAGGATACTAAGCTCTGTTTAATTGTTCCAAGTTCTCAAGCCGTCACAACAGCTGCTTGCAACAAAAACACTGAATTACAAAAATTCATGTGGGTGTCCAATCATCAAGTGATGAGTGTGGCATTTGCACAATGTTTGGGAGTGCCCTCCAAGCAAAACCAGGCTAAAGTTTCTCTGTACCCTTGCAACAAGAAAAGTGATTTCCAAAAATGGGAGTGTAGAAATGCAACCTTGGCAATTCAAGgggaagatttatttctcagtGCTGGCGAAAGAAAAGGAGACAACATCATGCTGAACACAGGATCAGCAGCAATGAGTAAATGGAAGATCTATGGAACCATGGGTAATTTGTGTTCTCAAAGTCATGAAG ACAATGACAGATTTTGGAGTGCAGATCCTTTGACAGGAACCTACTACCAGATAAACTATCAGTCAGCTCTGACATGGCATCAAGCAAAGaagagctgccagcagcagaatGCAGAATTATTGAGTGTCACAGAGATACATGAGCAAATGTATCTAAGAG ATTTGATTGACAGCAAGAGATCCTCTCTCTGGATTGGACTTAACAGCCTGAATCTCAATAGTGGCTGGCAGTGGAGCGGTAACATTCCCTTCAGATACCTTAACTGGGCACCAG GAAGCCCTGAGCCTGAGCCTGAGAAACTCTGCGCAGTACTAAATCCCAGAAGAGATGCTAAATGGGAAAACCATCCTTGTGAGCTGAAACTTGGCTACATCTGTAAAAAGGAAAACTCTACAATGGATCCTTTCATTCTCCCACCAG GGGATGGAGAACCTGTTAAATGTCCAGAAGGATGGTTGCCCTATGGAGATCACTGTTACATGATTCACAGAGACTCTAGGGAATGGAGAGAAGCCCTAATTTCCTGCAATAAGAGCAACGGCAATCTGGCCAGTATCCACAACCTCAAAGAGCATGGCTTCATACTGTCTCAGCTTGGCTATG AAGATGCAGATGAACTGTGGATTGGTCTGAATGATCTCAACACTCAAATGTACTTTGAGTGGAGTGATGGGACTCCTGTGACATATACCAAATGGTTGCGTGGAGAACCAACTCATTCAATCAACAGCCAAGAAGATTGCACCATTATGGCAGGAAAG GATGGATATTGGGCAGACAGTGCCTGTGATAGAAAGCTAGGTTACATCTGCAGAAGAGAGCCACTACAAGGAGTTTCTGGGACAGTATCTACTGATCCTGCCTGCCTGAAG GGCTGGGAAAGACATGGTTTTTACTGCTACCTTGTTGGTCATTCCTCTGtaacattttcagaagcaaagaaaGCCTGTGAAAGGAGCAGTGGCTATTTAACAAGTGTAGGAGACAG ATATGAGCAAGCCTACCTAACCAGCCTTGTTGGTCTGAGCTCTGAGAAGTACTTTTGGATTGGACTCTCAGATATGGAAGAGCAAGGGATGTTCAAGTGGGCAAATGGTGAAAGTGTTCTATACACAAACTGGAATGCAGCAATGCCTG GGAATGAGGCTGGTTGTGTTGCTGTAAGGacaggaaaagcagctggaCTGTGGGATGTTCAGAACTGTGATGTAAAGGCAAAATTTGTCTGCAAAAAACAAGCGGAAAAAATCACTCTTCCACTTACTCCTAAAACCATTTCTGATTCCAAATGTCCCTTGGGTTGGAATACAAGCAATAGCACCAATTCTTGCTTCAGA GTTTTTGtgagagaagaaaaccaaaagaaatcaTGGTTTGAAGCCCGAGatttctgcagagaaacaggaggAGACCTGGCTGCCATTAGAAGTGCAGAAGAGGAAACATTGATAGAAAGCTTAATAAG AAAAACCTCCTCTGCATCTGAGACTTTCTGGATAGGTTTGCAGTGTTTGGATCCTGATAATGGGCTTTCCTGGAGTGATGGATCCCCT GTGaattataagaaaaatacatatttttataatgaTGCATTTGAATATTGTGGAGCAATCAGAGAAGAAGAGCCTTCCATGTCCTGGACTAATGTGCACTGTGAATACAGTCATAACTGGATTTGTGAAATAAAGGAAG GGATACCCTTGAAACCGGAACCTCTGGGGACTTCTACCA CATACGAAGTCACAGAAGATGGCTGGATTATAAAAGGGgacaaacaatatttttttagcaCAGAAAAGACCTCTATGGAGAAAGCCAGAACACTCTGCAAAAGCAGTCATGGAGATCTTGCTACAATTGACAATAatagtgaaagaaaatttttgtGGAAACAT aTCTTGAAAAATGGCAAATTGGAGTCATATCTCATAGGATTAATTCAGGATGCTGATCAACAGTTTAG TTGGATGGATGGAAGCCCAGTGCACTATGCAGCTTGGGCACAGCATGAGCCCAACTTtgcaaatgctgaagaaaattgTGTGGTCTTAAACAAAAATGATG GTTTGTGGAATGATGTCAGTTGTGGTTTTTCAAATGGCTATATCTGTGAGAGGCACAGAAGTTTTATAAATGCAACACTTCCTTCAGTGGCACCTTCACCTCCTGGAGGATGTCCTGAAGAttggcttttatttaaaaatcag TGTTACAAATTTTTTGGCTCTTCCTATGAAACATGGAGTTCTGCAAGAAGAACTTGTATAAGCCTTGGAGGAAACCTGGCAAGCATACATAATGAACAAGTACAAG cttttctcacTTACCATTTGAAGGATGTTTCAAGCGATCCCTGGATTGGCTTGAATGATATACTCAATGAACTCAACTTTGTTTGGACTGACGGAAGTGCTGTCTCCTATACAAACTGGGCTCCAGATACCCCAAAACTTATGGAGCCTGTTTTGTTTGACAGTCTTCACCCAGAAGATGGCCACAATCGGCTACAG TTTGATTGTGTTTCTCTGCAGAGAGGTCATGCTGATGACCCAGGAAAATGGGACGATAAGCCGTGTTATGAATACAGAGGGTATATATgccagaagaatagca ATCCTGAACTCTTTAAGTCATCAGCAACAGTGCTGGACTTGGCTTTTGACCATTCCAGTGGCATTAGCTACTCTGTCATGCATTCCAAAATGAATTGggaagaagcacagaaaaaCTGCAATAACAATGCCTCAGAACTTGCCAGCATTTTAGACCCATTTAGCCAGGCACTGTTGTACTTACTTGCACAGGAATATGGAGAGCCTCTGTGGATTGGTCTTAACAGCAACGCG ACCAATGGCAAGTATCAGTGGATTGACAGATGGAGATTAGTTTACAGCAAGTGGTCCAGTGGAGAACCAAAACAGACATTAGCATGTGTCTACCTAGACACTGATGGCACCTGGAAGACAGCTTCTTGCAAGGAAAAACTCTCTTCTGTTTGTAAAAAATCAGATG TGATGGCTCCTACTGAGCCCCCACAACTTCCTGGAAAATGTCCTGAATCAAAAGGACACAAATCTTGGATACCTTTCCATGGTCACTGCTATTACTTTGAGGCCTCAAGGAAAAGAAGTTGGTCTCAAGCTCATCAGGAATGTGCCCGACTAG CTGCTAATTTGGTATCAGTAGGAGACTATACTGAAGCAAACTTTCTGTCAGACACCATTAAGATACTCCACGGAAAGTCACCGAACTTTTGGATAgggttaaagaaaaataacagag AACAGTGGGAATGGACAGATAAATCTGCCATGGATTTTGTCAACTGGCAGATAAGTGAGCCTTCAAACAATAGGCataagaagtgtggagaagtaTGTGCATTGTCTGGCTACTGGAACACCAACGTCTGTTCTTTCAAAAAAGGATATAtctgtaaaaaacaaaaaa CTCTTGAAAACACAGAGATTTCACCAGGAAATACAG aagggaaaatggAGAAAGTACTTCCTGCCAGCACTATTTGGCTGTTCGTTCTTCTAGCCTTTTCTATAGTTGGAGCTGGAAGTATACTCTATTTCtgcttgaagaagaaaagacaaaacctgCTACATATTTCAACAAGAATGAGTGGATCAGAAGCAACTATGGACATCCAAGAAAAAGAGGCACATACAGACATGTAG
- the LOC138721931 gene encoding macrophage mannose receptor 1-like isoform X2 — MVHLVLSTALVFFSFVYTAFQMLDNKIFLIYNEDTKLCLIVPSSQAVTTAACNKNTELQKFMWVSNHQVMSVAFAQCLGVPSKQNQAKVSLYPCNKKSDFQKWECRNATLAIQGEDLFLSAGERKGDNIMLNTGSAAMSKWKIYGTMGNLCSQSHEDLFTLFGNANGAPCAFPFQLSGKWYARCTAAGRSDGLLWCATTPSFDVDHLYGFCPTGNNDRFWSADPLTGTYYQINYQSALTWHQAKKSCQQQNAELLSVTEIHEQMYLRDLIDSKRSSLWIGLNSLNLNSGWQWSGNIPFRYLNWAPGSPEPEPEKLCAVLNPRRDAKWENHPCELKLGYICKKENSTMDPFILPPEPVKCPEGWLPYGDHCYMIHRDSREWREALISCNKSNGNLASIHNLKEHGFILSQLGYEDADELWIGLNDLNTQMYFEWSDGTPVTYTKWLRGEPTHSINSQEDCTIMAGKDGYWADSACDRKLGYICRREPLQGVSGTVSTDPACLKGWERHGFYCYLVGHSSVTFSEAKKACERSSGYLTSVGDRYEQAYLTSLVGLSSEKYFWIGLSDMEEQGMFKWANGESVLYTNWNAAMPGNEAGCVAVRTGKAAGLWDVQNCDVKAKFVCKKQAEKITLPLTPKTISDSKCPLGWNTSNSTNSCFRVFVREENQKKSWFEARDFCRETGGDLAAIRSAEEETLIESLIRKTSSASETFWIGLQCLDPDNGLSWSDGSPVNYKKNTYFYNDAFEYCGAIREEEPSMSWTNVHCEYSHNWICEIKEGIPLKPEPLGTSTTYEVTEDGWIIKGDKQYFFSTEKTSMEKARTLCKSSHGDLATIDNNSERKFLWKHILKNGKLESYLIGLIQDADQQFSWMDGSPVHYAAWAQHEPNFANAEENCVVLNKNDGLWNDVSCGFSNGYICERHRSFINATLPSVAPSPPGGCPEDWLLFKNQCYKFFGSSYETWSSARRTCISLGGNLASIHNEQVQAFLTYHLKDVSSDPWIGLNDILNELNFVWTDGSAVSYTNWAPDTPKLMEPVLFDSLHPEDGHNRLQFDCVSLQRGHADDPGKWDDKPCYEYRGYICQKNSNPELFKSSATVLDLAFDHSSGISYSVMHSKMNWEEAQKNCNNNASELASILDPFSQALLYLLAQEYGEPLWIGLNSNATNGKYQWIDRWRLVYSKWSSGEPKQTLACVYLDTDGTWKTASCKEKLSSVCKKSDVMAPTEPPQLPGKCPESKGHKSWIPFHGHCYYFEASRKRSWSQAHQECARLAANLVSVGDYTEANFLSDTIKILHGKSPNFWIGLKKNNREQWEWTDKSAMDFVNWQISEPSNNRHKKCGEVCALSGYWNTNVCSFKKGYICKKQKTLENTEISPGNTEGKMEKVLPASTIWLFVLLAFSIVGAGSILYFCLKKKRQNLLHISTRMSGSEATMDIQEKEAHTDM; from the exons atggtaCACTTGGTTCTTTCTACAGCcttagttttcttctcttttgtttatACTGCTTTTCAGATGCTTG ACaacaaaatttttttaatatacaatgAGGATACTAAGCTCTGTTTAATTGTTCCAAGTTCTCAAGCCGTCACAACAGCTGCTTGCAACAAAAACACTGAATTACAAAAATTCATGTGGGTGTCCAATCATCAAGTGATGAGTGTGGCATTTGCACAATGTTTGGGAGTGCCCTCCAAGCAAAACCAGGCTAAAGTTTCTCTGTACCCTTGCAACAAGAAAAGTGATTTCCAAAAATGGGAGTGTAGAAATGCAACCTTGGCAATTCAAGgggaagatttatttctcagtGCTGGCGAAAGAAAAGGAGACAACATCATGCTGAACACAGGATCAGCAGCAATGAGTAAATGGAAGATCTATGGAACCATGGGTAATTTGTGTTCTCAAAGTCATGAAG ATCTGTTTACATTGTTTGGAAATGCCAATGGAGCTCCGTGTGCCTTCCCCTTCCAGCTGAGTGGTAAATGGTATGCCAGGTGCACTGCTGCTGGCAGGTCAGATGGCTTGCTCTGGTGTGCAACAACCCCCAGCTTTGACGTGGACCATTTATATGGGTTCTGTCCAACTGGCA ACAATGACAGATTTTGGAGTGCAGATCCTTTGACAGGAACCTACTACCAGATAAACTATCAGTCAGCTCTGACATGGCATCAAGCAAAGaagagctgccagcagcagaatGCAGAATTATTGAGTGTCACAGAGATACATGAGCAAATGTATCTAAGAG ATTTGATTGACAGCAAGAGATCCTCTCTCTGGATTGGACTTAACAGCCTGAATCTCAATAGTGGCTGGCAGTGGAGCGGTAACATTCCCTTCAGATACCTTAACTGGGCACCAG GAAGCCCTGAGCCTGAGCCTGAGAAACTCTGCGCAGTACTAAATCCCAGAAGAGATGCTAAATGGGAAAACCATCCTTGTGAGCTGAAACTTGGCTACATCTGTAAAAAGGAAAACTCTACAATGGATCCTTTCATTCTCCCACCAG AACCTGTTAAATGTCCAGAAGGATGGTTGCCCTATGGAGATCACTGTTACATGATTCACAGAGACTCTAGGGAATGGAGAGAAGCCCTAATTTCCTGCAATAAGAGCAACGGCAATCTGGCCAGTATCCACAACCTCAAAGAGCATGGCTTCATACTGTCTCAGCTTGGCTATG AAGATGCAGATGAACTGTGGATTGGTCTGAATGATCTCAACACTCAAATGTACTTTGAGTGGAGTGATGGGACTCCTGTGACATATACCAAATGGTTGCGTGGAGAACCAACTCATTCAATCAACAGCCAAGAAGATTGCACCATTATGGCAGGAAAG GATGGATATTGGGCAGACAGTGCCTGTGATAGAAAGCTAGGTTACATCTGCAGAAGAGAGCCACTACAAGGAGTTTCTGGGACAGTATCTACTGATCCTGCCTGCCTGAAG GGCTGGGAAAGACATGGTTTTTACTGCTACCTTGTTGGTCATTCCTCTGtaacattttcagaagcaaagaaaGCCTGTGAAAGGAGCAGTGGCTATTTAACAAGTGTAGGAGACAG ATATGAGCAAGCCTACCTAACCAGCCTTGTTGGTCTGAGCTCTGAGAAGTACTTTTGGATTGGACTCTCAGATATGGAAGAGCAAGGGATGTTCAAGTGGGCAAATGGTGAAAGTGTTCTATACACAAACTGGAATGCAGCAATGCCTG GGAATGAGGCTGGTTGTGTTGCTGTAAGGacaggaaaagcagctggaCTGTGGGATGTTCAGAACTGTGATGTAAAGGCAAAATTTGTCTGCAAAAAACAAGCGGAAAAAATCACTCTTCCACTTACTCCTAAAACCATTTCTGATTCCAAATGTCCCTTGGGTTGGAATACAAGCAATAGCACCAATTCTTGCTTCAGA GTTTTTGtgagagaagaaaaccaaaagaaatcaTGGTTTGAAGCCCGAGatttctgcagagaaacaggaggAGACCTGGCTGCCATTAGAAGTGCAGAAGAGGAAACATTGATAGAAAGCTTAATAAG AAAAACCTCCTCTGCATCTGAGACTTTCTGGATAGGTTTGCAGTGTTTGGATCCTGATAATGGGCTTTCCTGGAGTGATGGATCCCCT GTGaattataagaaaaatacatatttttataatgaTGCATTTGAATATTGTGGAGCAATCAGAGAAGAAGAGCCTTCCATGTCCTGGACTAATGTGCACTGTGAATACAGTCATAACTGGATTTGTGAAATAAAGGAAG GGATACCCTTGAAACCGGAACCTCTGGGGACTTCTACCA CATACGAAGTCACAGAAGATGGCTGGATTATAAAAGGGgacaaacaatatttttttagcaCAGAAAAGACCTCTATGGAGAAAGCCAGAACACTCTGCAAAAGCAGTCATGGAGATCTTGCTACAATTGACAATAatagtgaaagaaaatttttgtGGAAACAT aTCTTGAAAAATGGCAAATTGGAGTCATATCTCATAGGATTAATTCAGGATGCTGATCAACAGTTTAG TTGGATGGATGGAAGCCCAGTGCACTATGCAGCTTGGGCACAGCATGAGCCCAACTTtgcaaatgctgaagaaaattgTGTGGTCTTAAACAAAAATGATG GTTTGTGGAATGATGTCAGTTGTGGTTTTTCAAATGGCTATATCTGTGAGAGGCACAGAAGTTTTATAAATGCAACACTTCCTTCAGTGGCACCTTCACCTCCTGGAGGATGTCCTGAAGAttggcttttatttaaaaatcag TGTTACAAATTTTTTGGCTCTTCCTATGAAACATGGAGTTCTGCAAGAAGAACTTGTATAAGCCTTGGAGGAAACCTGGCAAGCATACATAATGAACAAGTACAAG cttttctcacTTACCATTTGAAGGATGTTTCAAGCGATCCCTGGATTGGCTTGAATGATATACTCAATGAACTCAACTTTGTTTGGACTGACGGAAGTGCTGTCTCCTATACAAACTGGGCTCCAGATACCCCAAAACTTATGGAGCCTGTTTTGTTTGACAGTCTTCACCCAGAAGATGGCCACAATCGGCTACAG TTTGATTGTGTTTCTCTGCAGAGAGGTCATGCTGATGACCCAGGAAAATGGGACGATAAGCCGTGTTATGAATACAGAGGGTATATATgccagaagaatagca ATCCTGAACTCTTTAAGTCATCAGCAACAGTGCTGGACTTGGCTTTTGACCATTCCAGTGGCATTAGCTACTCTGTCATGCATTCCAAAATGAATTGggaagaagcacagaaaaaCTGCAATAACAATGCCTCAGAACTTGCCAGCATTTTAGACCCATTTAGCCAGGCACTGTTGTACTTACTTGCACAGGAATATGGAGAGCCTCTGTGGATTGGTCTTAACAGCAACGCG ACCAATGGCAAGTATCAGTGGATTGACAGATGGAGATTAGTTTACAGCAAGTGGTCCAGTGGAGAACCAAAACAGACATTAGCATGTGTCTACCTAGACACTGATGGCACCTGGAAGACAGCTTCTTGCAAGGAAAAACTCTCTTCTGTTTGTAAAAAATCAGATG TGATGGCTCCTACTGAGCCCCCACAACTTCCTGGAAAATGTCCTGAATCAAAAGGACACAAATCTTGGATACCTTTCCATGGTCACTGCTATTACTTTGAGGCCTCAAGGAAAAGAAGTTGGTCTCAAGCTCATCAGGAATGTGCCCGACTAG CTGCTAATTTGGTATCAGTAGGAGACTATACTGAAGCAAACTTTCTGTCAGACACCATTAAGATACTCCACGGAAAGTCACCGAACTTTTGGATAgggttaaagaaaaataacagag AACAGTGGGAATGGACAGATAAATCTGCCATGGATTTTGTCAACTGGCAGATAAGTGAGCCTTCAAACAATAGGCataagaagtgtggagaagtaTGTGCATTGTCTGGCTACTGGAACACCAACGTCTGTTCTTTCAAAAAAGGATATAtctgtaaaaaacaaaaaa CTCTTGAAAACACAGAGATTTCACCAGGAAATACAG aagggaaaatggAGAAAGTACTTCCTGCCAGCACTATTTGGCTGTTCGTTCTTCTAGCCTTTTCTATAGTTGGAGCTGGAAGTATACTCTATTTCtgcttgaagaagaaaagacaaaacctgCTACATATTTCAACAAGAATGAGTGGATCAGAAGCAACTATGGACATCCAAGAAAAAGAGGCACATACAGACATGTAG